Proteins encoded within one genomic window of Pararhizobium capsulatum DSM 1112:
- a CDS encoding ArsR/SmtB family transcription factor, producing MDETNTIAALAALAQPTRLQTFRLLVEREPEGVAAGELARLIGVPQNTMSAHLSILATAGLISGERQSRSIIYRADLDHFRQVTLYLLQDCCGGNAELCAPLIKELTPCCPPKEASHLT from the coding sequence CCTTGGCGCAGCCGACCCGGCTCCAGACCTTCCGGCTCCTCGTGGAGCGGGAACCCGAGGGTGTTGCAGCCGGGGAGCTGGCCCGTCTGATCGGCGTACCCCAGAACACAATGTCCGCTCACCTTTCAATCCTGGCCACCGCCGGGCTCATTTCGGGAGAGCGCCAAAGCCGCTCCATCATTTACCGGGCTGATCTCGATCATTTTCGTCAAGTTACCCTCTACCTCCTTCAGGACTGCTGTGGCGGCAACGCCGAACTTTGCGCTCCGTTGATCAAGGAATTGACCCCGTGCTGCCCTCCCAAGGAGGCTTCCCACTTAACCTGA